Proteins from a single region of Hyphomicrobiales bacterium:
- a CDS encoding glutamate synthase large subunit, which translates to MKNGTHAISSAAAKAADARTATATAARATTALTTTHRPAWRYDPTIEHDACGVGFVADLKGRKSHKIVENGLEILVNLTHRGAVGADPLVGDGAGMLVQIPHKFMAEEAERLGFALPEPGAYAIGQFFMPQDDELRAHCEEIVEKVIADEGQTVLGWRDVPVDNSGLSKAPEIVATEPVHRQVFIARGDGFADDDAFERKLYVLRKVVSNTIYAETEGRDNGYYVVSMSSRTVVYKGMFLANQLGPYYKDLTDPRFETALALVHQRFSTNTFPSWKLAHPYRMVAHNGEINTLRGNVNWMAARQASVESDLFGDDIHKLWPISYEGQSDTACFDNAIEFLVQGGYPLAQAAMMLIPEAWAGNPLMDEKRRAFYEYFAAVMEPWDGPAAVAFTDGRQIGATLDRNGLRPARYLVTEDGLVVMASEMGVLPVPEETIVEKWRLQPGKMLLIDLEEGRIISDEEIKKQLADQNPYQEWLARSQIVLEDMAAVRAGAPRTNVPLLDRQQAFGYSREDIDLLMTPMATTGQEPVGSMGTDTPISALSDRSKLLYTYFKQNFAQVTNPPIDPIREELVMSLVSFIGPRPNLFDLQGLSSRKRLEVRQPILTNDDLEKIRMIGEMADNQFRTQTLDVTYSASGGAEGMQEALDNLCDTAEHAVLQGYNIIVLSDRLIGPDRIPIPALLATAGVHHHLIRKGLRTSVGLVVETGEPREVHHFCVLAGYGAEAINPYLAFETLQSMCRSLPGELSEDEIVARYIKAVDKGILKVMSKMGISTYQSYCGAQIFDAVGLSSEFVDKYFFGTATRIEGVGLAEVAEETVRRHRDAFGDAPIYRNALDVGGEYAMRNRGEAHAWTAPVVTSLQHAVRGNSRDQYRRFAELVNDQSRQLLTIRGLFKIKTAEEVGSKPVPLDEVEPAAEIVKRFATGAMSYGSISREAHTTLAIAMNRIGGKSNTGEGGEESDRFKPMANGDSMRSAIKQVASGRFGVTAEYLANSDMIQIKIIQGAKPGEGGQLPGHKVNAVIAKVRHSTPGVGLISPPPHHDIYSIEDLAQLIYDLKNVNPAADISVKLGAEVGVGTVAAGVAKARADHVTIAGFEGGTGASPLTSIKHAGSPWEIGLAETHQTLVRERLRGRISVQVDGGIRTGRDVIVGALLGADEFGFATAPLIAAGCVMMRKCHLNTCPVGIATQDPVLRKRFIGKPEHVINYFFFLAEEVRELMAEMGYRNFSEMVGQRQMLDRRDAIDHWKAKGLDFSQLFDMPPVPEGVHIYRCEDQDHQIDQILDRTLIEKAMPALENRTPVQLDVRIGNTDRTAGAMLSGEVAKRYGHRGLADDTIHVKLKGTAGQSFGAWTAHGVTLELEGEGNDYVGKGLSGGRIVIYPPKEATKIVPEKSIIVGNTVLYGAIQGECYFRGVAGERFAVRNSGALAVVEGAGDHCCEYMTGGVVVVIGPTGRNFAAGMSGGIAYVLDEDGMFDRRCNMAMVELEPVLAEEDAHAEQNHQSGDLEAHGRVDVMSDMTRFDAERLHQLIENHARYTGSTRAAEILANWSSYLPKFRKVMPVEYRRALAEIATHRVQQPTVAAGE; encoded by the coding sequence ATGAAGAACGGGACCCACGCGATTTCCTCGGCTGCGGCGAAAGCCGCCGACGCGCGCACGGCCACCGCGACCGCTGCTCGCGCAACCACCGCGCTCACCACGACGCACCGCCCGGCCTGGCGCTACGATCCGACGATCGAGCATGACGCCTGCGGCGTCGGCTTCGTCGCCGACCTGAAGGGCCGCAAGTCGCACAAGATCGTCGAGAACGGTCTCGAGATCCTCGTCAACCTGACCCATCGCGGCGCCGTCGGCGCCGATCCGCTGGTCGGTGACGGCGCCGGCATGCTGGTGCAGATCCCGCACAAGTTCATGGCTGAAGAAGCCGAGCGGCTGGGCTTTGCCCTGCCGGAGCCGGGCGCCTATGCGATCGGCCAGTTCTTCATGCCGCAGGACGACGAGCTGCGCGCCCACTGCGAGGAGATCGTCGAGAAGGTGATCGCCGACGAAGGCCAGACCGTTCTCGGCTGGCGCGACGTGCCGGTCGACAATTCCGGCCTTTCGAAGGCGCCGGAGATCGTCGCCACCGAGCCGGTGCACCGTCAGGTCTTCATCGCCCGCGGTGACGGTTTTGCCGATGATGACGCCTTCGAGCGCAAGCTCTACGTGCTGCGCAAGGTCGTCTCGAACACGATCTATGCCGAGACCGAAGGCCGCGACAACGGCTACTACGTGGTGTCGATGTCCTCGCGCACCGTGGTCTACAAGGGCATGTTCCTCGCCAACCAGCTCGGCCCTTACTACAAGGACCTGACCGACCCGCGTTTCGAGACCGCGCTGGCGCTGGTTCATCAGCGCTTCTCGACCAACACCTTCCCGTCGTGGAAGCTCGCCCATCCCTACCGCATGGTCGCCCACAACGGCGAGATCAACACCCTGCGCGGCAACGTCAACTGGATGGCGGCCCGTCAGGCGAGCGTCGAATCGGACCTGTTCGGCGACGACATCCACAAGCTGTGGCCGATCTCCTACGAAGGCCAGTCGGACACGGCCTGCTTCGACAACGCGATCGAATTCCTCGTCCAGGGCGGCTACCCGCTTGCCCAGGCCGCGATGATGCTGATCCCCGAAGCCTGGGCCGGCAACCCGCTGATGGATGAGAAGCGCCGCGCCTTCTACGAGTATTTCGCCGCAGTCATGGAGCCGTGGGACGGCCCCGCCGCCGTCGCCTTCACCGACGGCCGCCAGATCGGCGCGACCCTCGACCGCAACGGCCTGCGTCCGGCCCGCTACCTCGTCACCGAGGACGGCCTCGTCGTCATGGCGTCGGAAATGGGCGTGCTGCCGGTGCCGGAAGAGACCATCGTCGAGAAGTGGCGCCTGCAGCCGGGCAAGATGCTGCTCATCGACCTGGAAGAAGGCCGCATCATCTCCGACGAGGAGATCAAGAAGCAGCTCGCCGACCAGAACCCGTATCAGGAGTGGCTCGCCCGCTCGCAGATCGTGCTCGAGGACATGGCTGCCGTGCGTGCCGGTGCGCCGCGCACCAACGTGCCGCTGCTCGACCGCCAGCAGGCCTTCGGCTACAGCCGCGAAGACATCGACCTGCTGATGACGCCGATGGCGACCACCGGCCAGGAACCGGTCGGCTCGATGGGCACCGACACGCCGATCTCGGCCCTGTCGGACCGCTCCAAGCTGCTCTACACCTATTTCAAGCAGAACTTCGCCCAGGTCACCAACCCGCCGATCGATCCGATCCGCGAGGAACTGGTGATGAGCCTGGTGTCGTTCATCGGCCCGCGGCCGAACCTGTTCGACCTGCAGGGCCTGTCATCGCGCAAGCGGCTTGAAGTGCGCCAGCCGATCCTGACCAACGACGATCTCGAAAAGATTCGCATGATCGGCGAGATGGCGGACAACCAGTTCCGCACCCAGACGCTCGACGTCACCTATTCGGCATCGGGCGGCGCCGAAGGCATGCAGGAAGCCCTCGACAATCTCTGCGACACCGCCGAACACGCCGTGCTGCAGGGCTACAACATCATCGTCCTGTCGGACCGCCTGATCGGCCCGGATCGCATCCCGATCCCGGCGCTGCTGGCGACCGCCGGTGTGCACCATCACCTGATCCGCAAGGGCCTGCGCACCTCGGTCGGCCTCGTGGTGGAAACCGGCGAGCCGCGCGAAGTGCATCATTTCTGCGTGCTGGCCGGCTACGGCGCGGAGGCGATCAACCCCTATCTCGCCTTCGAGACGCTGCAGTCCATGTGTCGCTCGCTGCCCGGTGAGCTGAGCGAGGACGAGATCGTCGCGCGCTACATCAAGGCGGTCGACAAGGGCATCCTCAAGGTCATGTCCAAGATGGGCATCTCGACCTACCAGTCCTATTGCGGCGCGCAGATCTTCGACGCCGTCGGCCTGTCGTCGGAATTCGTCGACAAGTACTTCTTCGGCACCGCCACCCGCATCGAGGGCGTCGGCCTTGCCGAGGTCGCCGAGGAAACCGTCCGCCGTCACCGCGATGCCTTCGGCGACGCGCCGATCTACCGCAACGCGCTCGACGTCGGCGGCGAATACGCCATGCGCAACCGCGGCGAGGCTCATGCCTGGACCGCGCCGGTCGTTACCTCGCTGCAGCATGCGGTACGTGGCAACAGCCGCGACCAGTACCGCCGCTTCGCCGAGTTGGTGAACGACCAGTCGCGCCAGCTGCTCACCATCCGTGGTCTGTTCAAGATCAAGACCGCCGAGGAGGTCGGCAGCAAGCCGGTGCCGCTCGACGAGGTCGAACCGGCCGCCGAGATCGTCAAGCGCTTCGCCACCGGCGCCATGTCCTACGGCTCGATCAGCCGCGAGGCGCACACCACGCTGGCGATTGCCATGAACCGCATCGGCGGCAAGTCGAACACCGGCGAAGGCGGCGAGGAATCGGATCGCTTCAAGCCGATGGCGAACGGCGATTCCATGCGCTCGGCGATCAAGCAGGTCGCCTCGGGCCGTTTCGGCGTCACCGCCGAATACCTCGCCAACTCCGACATGATCCAGATCAAGATCATTCAGGGTGCCAAGCCCGGCGAAGGCGGCCAGCTGCCCGGCCACAAGGTCAACGCGGTGATCGCCAAGGTGCGTCACTCAACCCCGGGCGTCGGGCTGATTTCGCCACCGCCGCACCATGACATCTATTCGATCGAAGACCTGGCACAGCTCATCTACGATCTGAAGAACGTCAACCCGGCCGCCGACATCTCGGTCAAGCTCGGCGCCGAAGTCGGCGTCGGCACGGTTGCTGCGGGCGTTGCCAAGGCGCGTGCCGACCACGTCACCATCGCCGGTTTCGAAGGCGGCACCGGCGCGAGCCCGCTGACCTCGATCAAGCATGCCGGCAGCCCGTGGGAAATCGGCCTTGCCGAAACCCATCAGACGCTGGTGCGCGAACGCCTGCGCGGCCGCATCTCGGTGCAGGTCGACGGCGGCATCCGGACCGGTCGCGACGTGATCGTCGGTGCCCTGCTCGGCGCCGATGAATTCGGCTTCGCCACCGCGCCGCTGATCGCCGCCGGCTGCGTGATGATGCGCAAGTGTCACCTCAACACCTGCCCGGTCGGCATTGCCACGCAGGACCCGGTGCTGCGCAAGCGCTTCATCGGCAAGCCCGAACACGTCATCAACTACTTCTTCTTCCTCGCCGAGGAAGTGCGCGAGCTGATGGCCGAAATGGGCTACCGCAACTTCTCCGAAATGGTCGGCCAGCGTCAGATGCTCGATCGCCGCGACGCCATCGATCACTGGAAGGCGAAGGGCCTCGACTTCTCGCAGCTGTTCGACATGCCGCCGGTTCCCGAGGGCGTCCATATCTACCGGTGCGAGGATCAGGATCACCAGATCGACCAAATCCTCGACCGCACCCTGATCGAGAAGGCGATGCCGGCGCTTGAGAACCGCACCCCGGTGCAGCTCGACGTCCGGATCGGCAACACCGACCGCACCGCCGGCGCCATGCTGTCGGGCGAAGTGGCCAAGCGTTACGGCCACCGCGGCCTTGCCGACGACACCATCCACGTCAAGCTGAAGGGCACCGCAGGCCAGAGCTTCGGCGCCTGGACGGCACACGGCGTCACGCTCGAGCTTGAAGGCGAAGGCAACGACTATGTCGGCAAGGGCCTGTCTGGCGGCCGCATCGTCATCTATCCGCCGAAGGAAGCCACCAAGATCGTGCCGGAGAAGTCGATCATCGTCGGCAACACCGTGCTCTACGGCGCTATTCAGGGCGAATGCTACTTCCGTGGCGTCGCCGGTGAGCGCTTCGCGGTGCGCAACTCCGGTGCGCTCGCCGTCGTCGAAGGCGCGGGCGATCACTGCTGCGAATACATGACCGGCGGTGTCGTCGTCGTCATCGGCCCGACGGGCCGCAACTTCGCGGCCGGCATGTCCGGCGGCATCGCCTACGTGCTCGACGAGGACGGTATGTTCGACCGCCGCTGCAACATGGCGATGGTCGAGCTCGAGCCGGTGCTCGCCGAAGAGGACGCGCACGCCGAGCAGAACCACCAGAGCGGCGATCTCGAAGCCCATGGCCGTGTCGACGTGATGTCCGACATGACCCGCTTCGACGCCGAACGCCTGCATCAGCTGATCGAGAACCACGCCCGCTACACCGGTTCGACCCGGGCGGCGGAAATTCTCGCGAACTGGTCGAGCTACCTGCCGAAGTTCCGCAAGGTGATGCCGGTCGAATACCGCCGCGCGCTGGCCGAAATTGCCACGCACAGAGTCCAGCAGCCAACCGTCGCAGCGGGGGAGTAA
- the gltD gene encoding glutamate synthase (glutamate synthase is composed of subunits alpha and beta; beta subunit is a flavin adenine dinucleotide-NADPH dependent oxidoreductase; provides electrons to the alpha subunit, which binds L-glutamine and 2-oxoglutarate and forms L-glutamate), whose amino-acid sequence MGKVTGFLEIDRQDRKYKAAADRIRGYSEFVIPMSDEAVRDQAARCMNCGIPYCHSGMQGTMHGCPVNNQIPDWNDLVYSGQWEEAARNLHSTNNFPEFTGRVCPAPCEASCTLNITDNPVTIKTIECAIVDKAWAEGWLKPEVSLRKTGRKVAVVGAGPAGMACAQQLARAGHDVHLFEKNAKAGGLLRYGIPDFKMGKGLIDRRVEQMEVEGVTFHYNAHIGVDTPAKHLVDDFDAVVLSGGSETPRDLPIEGRSLHGIHFAMEFLPQQNRRVSGEPMHDPQPILARGKNVVVIGGGDTGSDCIGTSVRQGALSVTQLEIMPEPPVKEEKLMSWPNWPMKLRTSSSHEEGADRKFSVMTTRFIGENGRVEAVECAEVDAKMQQVPGTEFRLEADLVLLAMGFVHPVKEGMLEELGVDLDNRGNVAAKTEAYLTSHEKVFACGDMRRGQSLVVWAIREGRQAANAVDTFLMGDSDLPR is encoded by the coding sequence ATGGGTAAGGTAACGGGTTTTCTCGAGATCGATCGCCAGGACCGCAAGTACAAGGCCGCGGCCGATCGTATCCGCGGCTACAGCGAGTTCGTCATCCCGATGAGCGATGAAGCGGTGCGCGATCAGGCCGCGCGCTGCATGAACTGCGGTATCCCATATTGCCACTCCGGCATGCAGGGAACCATGCACGGCTGTCCGGTCAACAACCAGATCCCGGACTGGAACGACCTCGTCTATTCCGGCCAGTGGGAAGAGGCCGCGCGCAATCTGCACTCGACCAACAACTTCCCCGAATTCACCGGCCGCGTCTGCCCGGCGCCCTGCGAGGCGTCGTGCACCTTGAACATCACCGACAACCCGGTGACGATCAAGACGATCGAATGCGCCATCGTCGACAAGGCCTGGGCCGAAGGCTGGCTGAAGCCGGAAGTGTCGCTGCGCAAGACCGGCCGCAAGGTCGCCGTCGTTGGTGCCGGCCCGGCCGGCATGGCCTGCGCCCAGCAGCTCGCCCGCGCCGGCCACGATGTCCATCTGTTCGAGAAGAACGCCAAGGCCGGCGGCCTGCTGCGCTACGGCATTCCCGACTTCAAGATGGGCAAGGGCCTGATCGACCGCCGCGTCGAGCAGATGGAAGTGGAGGGCGTGACCTTCCACTACAACGCCCATATCGGCGTCGACACCCCGGCCAAGCACCTCGTCGACGATTTCGATGCGGTGGTGCTCTCCGGCGGCTCGGAAACGCCGCGCGATCTGCCGATCGAAGGCCGTTCGCTGCACGGCATCCATTTCGCCATGGAATTCCTGCCGCAGCAGAACCGCCGCGTGTCCGGCGAACCGATGCACGACCCGCAGCCGATCCTGGCGCGCGGCAAGAACGTCGTCGTCATCGGCGGCGGCGATACCGGTTCGGACTGCATCGGCACCTCGGTGCGCCAGGGCGCCCTGTCGGTCACCCAGCTTGAGATCATGCCGGAACCGCCGGTGAAGGAAGAAAAGCTGATGAGCTGGCCGAACTGGCCGATGAAGCTGCGCACCTCCTCGAGCCACGAGGAAGGCGCCGACCGCAAGTTCTCCGTCATGACCACCCGCTTCATCGGCGAAAATGGCCGCGTCGAGGCGGTCGAATGCGCCGAAGTCGATGCGAAGATGCAGCAGGTTCCGGGCACCGAGTTCCGCCTCGAAGCCGATCTCGTTCTGCTCGCCATGGGCTTCGTCCATCCGGTCAAGGAAGGCATGCTGGAAGAGCTCGGTGTCGATCTCGACAATCGCGGCAACGTTGCCGCCAAAACCGAGGCCTACCTCACCAGCCACGAGAAGGTGTTCGCCTGCGGCGACATGCGCCGCGGCCAGTCACTGGTCGTGTGGGCGATCCGCGAAGGCCGCCAGGCCGCCAACGCCGTCGACACCTTCCTGATGGGAGACAGCGACCTGCCGCGGTAA
- a CDS encoding DUF459 domain-containing protein, producing MRHAPLYIVVFALLFGAALPDTAALAAGPSAISAAKTRIVNPFAPLFRMFRSDRRRPNASAPQRSNRSLGGDVRIREPAAPKIEFLPKDPDAKIVLVIGDTLASGLVKGLQVAFADNPKVDIRGNVRGSSGLVRDDHHNWPQVARDMLANGERFDAVVILVGVNDRQSLRIGKERHALRSEPWEKAYRSRAQDLLTVFLGAGKPVVWVGLPPTSSGRFTADMAYFNDIFKATVDANGGTFVDIWKSFLDEEGRYTSRGPDVEGRRARLRAGDGIHFSGTGYRKLAFFVEMALKRVLAIDGGPAMVLDMLPDGRPAGPQIGVVLPLTGPIASADDKLAGEDDPWTADGENALYRLTVLGEAPQAVAGRVDDFGWPRKN from the coding sequence ATGCGCCACGCGCCTTTGTATATCGTCGTCTTCGCGCTGCTGTTCGGTGCTGCATTGCCGGACACGGCGGCGCTTGCAGCCGGCCCCTCGGCGATTTCCGCGGCCAAGACGCGGATCGTCAACCCGTTCGCACCGCTGTTTCGTATGTTCCGTTCCGACCGGCGACGGCCGAATGCGTCCGCGCCCCAGCGCAGCAATCGCAGTCTCGGCGGCGATGTCCGTATCCGCGAGCCGGCGGCACCGAAGATCGAATTTCTGCCAAAGGACCCCGACGCCAAGATCGTGCTGGTGATCGGTGACACGCTGGCGTCCGGTCTGGTGAAGGGCCTGCAGGTCGCGTTTGCCGATAACCCCAAGGTCGATATCCGCGGCAATGTCCGGGGCTCGTCCGGGCTTGTACGCGACGACCATCATAACTGGCCGCAGGTGGCACGCGACATGCTTGCCAATGGCGAACGGTTCGACGCGGTTGTGATCCTGGTCGGCGTCAACGATCGGCAGTCGCTCAGAATCGGCAAGGAACGGCACGCATTGCGCTCCGAGCCGTGGGAGAAGGCCTACCGCAGCCGGGCGCAGGATCTTCTGACGGTGTTTCTCGGCGCCGGCAAGCCGGTCGTCTGGGTCGGTCTGCCGCCGACATCGAGCGGCCGGTTCACCGCCGACATGGCGTATTTCAACGACATCTTCAAAGCGACGGTGGATGCCAATGGCGGCACTTTCGTCGATATCTGGAAAAGCTTCCTCGACGAGGAGGGCCGCTATACGAGCCGCGGTCCCGATGTCGAAGGTCGCCGCGCGCGACTGCGTGCAGGCGATGGCATTCATTTCTCCGGCACCGGCTACCGCAAACTTGCTTTCTTCGTCGAAATGGCGCTGAAGCGGGTGCTGGCGATCGATGGCGGGCCGGCGATGGTGCTCGACATGTTGCCGGACGGGCGTCCGGCCGGGCCGCAGATCGGTGTCGTTCTGCCGCTGACCGGGCCGATTGCTTCTGCCGACGACAAGCTCGCGGGCGAGGACGATCCGTGGACTGCCGATGGCGAGAACGCCCTCTACAGGCTCACCGTGCTCGGCGAAGCGCCGCAGGCGGTTGCGGGCCGGGTCGACGATTTCGGCTGGCCGCGCAAGAACTGA